A stretch of DNA from Methylobacterium sp. CB376:
CCGTTGAACCGGGCCGCCGGTCGGCGGCCGAACTCATGGACGTGCTGATGTGGAACCGCGAGCCGGTCGGCGGTCCCTTCGCGCTCGTTGACCAGACCGGACGCCCGCGCACCGACGCCGACTTCCGGGGCACACTGCTCCTCGTCTATTTCGGCTTCACGTCCTGCCCCGATGTGTGCCCCACCGACCTCGCGGAGATCGGCCGCTTGCTCGACCTCCTCGGAGACCGGGGCGCCTCGATCCAACCGCTCTTCATCACGCTCGACCCCGAGCGGGACACGGTCGCTCATCTTGCCGCGTACGTTCCGAGTTTCCATCCCCGGCTGATCGCTCTCACGGGCAGCGCCGAGGCCGTTCGCAACATTGCGGATGCTTACAAGGTCTATCATGAGCGCGTGCAGCTCGGCGGCAGCGACTACACGGTCGATCACTCGGCGTTCATCTATCTGATGGATCGGTCGGGCGGTTACCTCGGGTTTTTTCCTCCCGGCACGACGGCCGAACGGATGTCCGCGATCGTCGAGCCGCTTCTCACGACCCCCTCGTCCGATCGGTCGCGCCGCGACCGCCGACCTTGAGCTCTGGGCGGCGGTTCTCCGCCGGGCCTTGGGCAGGGCGCGCGCACGGCGCACGGGGTTCCTGCCCCGGACCATCGATCGTGCGGCATTCTCTGCGGCTGCGCACCGCTGCTTCGCGGATGACCGTCGGTCCCCTCGCCCTGCGCGGTCACGAGAGCGGCGCGGGCCGCCCTGGCGGCACGGCCGCCGTCGATGCCGGGGCGCCCGGACGCGGGGCTGGCCGTCGCCACTCCGGCTCGGCCAGGATCCAGACCTCCGTCGCCTGCGCGCGACCGTGCACGACCAAGGGCGCGTGGCGGCGCAGGCCGTCGAGGGCGGGCTCGCCGGCCTCCGCGCGGACCCGCTCGACCAGGGCGTGACTGCTCACCAGCGGGGTCCGGAGGCCGCGGCTCTGCGCTTCGAGCCGGCTCGCGACGTTCACCGTGTCGCCGAGAACCGCGTATTCGAGCCGGCGCGCGTGGCCGATCGTGCCGAGCACGACCGGCCCGACATGCAGGCCGATCCCGATCTGCAGGGCCGGCTCGCCGAGCGCGCGGCGCTCGACGTTCCACGCGTCGAGGCAGGCCAGCATCCGGCGCGCGCAGGCCAGCGCATCCGCGGCGTCGCGGGGGCCCGGCCTCGGCGTGCCGAAGGTCGCCATCACGCTGTCGCCCACGAACTTGTCGAGCGTTCCCCCGCCTCGAACACGCAGCCGGCCATGCGCTCGTGGAAGCCGCGCAGCATCGCCATGACGGTCTGCGGCGAACGGCGCTCGCACAGGCCCGTGAACCCGACCACGTCGGCGAAGAGGATCGCGACGTCCTGGACCCGCGCGGGACCGAACGGCTCGTCGAGCGCGGCCAGCTCCTCCACGAGATTTGCCGAGACGTGGCGGGCGAGGTTGTCGCGGGCGCGAGCGACCCGCGCCTGCGCCTCGACCAGCCGGCGCGCGCGGTGCACGACGACCGCGAGGATCCCGGTGATCAGGCAGGCGGTGAAGACGCTCGTCGCCCAGGCCGCGGCATCGACGAAGGCGGGATCCAGGTAGCGCGCCAGGGCCCCGGGGCCGGCGCCCCCGTGACATCGCGCGGCGCGGCCGGCTCTCGGGCCGCAGGCCGGGCCGGCCGCCTCCGCCCGGATGTCACGATCCGATCCCCTGCCTCGTCAGGACAGGAGCCGGCCGCCGCGCCGGCGCCGTGCGACAGAGAGGAAACCATGAGAATCGTCGTCATCGGCGGGACCGGGCTGATCGGCCGTCAGGTCGTCGCGACCCTGCGCGCGCTCGGCCACGAGGCCGTGCCCGCGTCACCCGCCTCGGGCGTGAACACGGTCACCGGCGAGGGGCTCGCCGCGGTGCTGCGGGGCGCGCGGACCGTGGTCGACGTCGCCAACTCACCCTCCTTCGAGGAGGAGGCGGTGATGGCCTTCTTCCGGACTTCGGGACGCCATCTCCTGCGCGCCGAGGCGGAGGCGGGCATCGCTCACCACGTCGCCCTGTCGGTGGTCGGAACCGACCGCCCGCAGGCCCCCGCCTACCTCCGGGCCAAGCTGGCCCAGGAGCAGCTGATCACGGCCGCGGGCATCCCCTTCACGATCGTGCGGGCGACGCAGTTCTTCGAGTTCATGGGCGGCATCGCCGAGGAGGGGACGCGGGACGGCGTGGTCCGCCTCTCGCCGGCGGCGATGCAGCCGATCGCTTCGGGCGACGTCGCGCGGGCGCTCGCGGAGGTCGCGCTCGCCGAGCCGGCGAACGGCATCGTCGAGATCGCCGGGCCGGAACGCGCCCCCTTCGCCGCGTTCGTCGGCACCTGGCTCCGTCACCGCGACGATCCCCGCCGCGTCGTGGTCGATCCGGCGGCCCCGTATTTCGGCGTGCCGATCACCGACGCGACCCTGACGCCGGGACCGAACGCGCGCATCATGCCGACGCGATTCGACGACTGGCTGACCGCGGCGGCGAGCCGCGAGGGGAGTGCCTGATGCGCGCCTCGTCCCCCTGCCTCGCGCTCGCGCCCGTGGTCGCGCCCGTGGTCGGGCCCGTCTTGGCGGCGAACGGCCTCGCGCGCGCCGCGCCGGTCCCGCGGGCGCGCCGCGGGATCGCGCCCGACGAGGTTCGTCCCGGCATGCCCTCGCGAGCCCGCGCGCGGGGGACCTCGCGATGACGCCCCGGAGCTCCGATCCGCTCTCCGGACCCACCGGGAGAGCCCTGCTGCCGGAGGACGCGCAGCTCGCGGAATTCGAGGCGCAGCGCCCGCGCCTGCTGCGCCTCGGCTACCGCATGCTCGGTGCGCTGAGCGAGGCCGAGGACGTGGTGCAGGAGGCGTGGCTGCGCTGGTCGGGCGTGCGGGACGGCGTCGCGACGCCGGCCGCCTACCTCACGCGCATCGTGACGCGGCTGTGCCTCGATCAGCTGAAATCGGCGCGGGCCCGGCGCGAGACCTATGTCGGTGCCTGGCTTCCCGAGCCGCTGATGGGCGCGGCCGATCCGGACGAGACGGTCGGCGAGGACGTCACGCTGACGCTCATGCTGGCGCTCGAG
This window harbors:
- a CDS encoding adenylate/guanylate cyclase domain-containing protein, which produces MGDSVMATFGTPRPGPRDAADALACARRMLACLDAWNVERRALGEPALQIGIGLHVGPVVLGTIGHARRLEYAVLGDTVNVASRLEAQSRGLRTPLVSSHALVERVRAEAGEPALDGLRRHAPLVVHGRAQATEVWILAEPEWRRPAPRPGAPASTAAVPPGRPAPLS
- a CDS encoding adenylate/guanylate cyclase domain-containing protein; this translates as MHRARRLVEAQARVARARDNLARHVSANLVEELAALDEPFGPARVQDVAILFADVVGFTGLCERRSPQTVMAMLRGFHERMAGCVFEAGERSTSSWATA
- a CDS encoding SDR family oxidoreductase, with translation MRIVVIGGTGLIGRQVVATLRALGHEAVPASPASGVNTVTGEGLAAVLRGARTVVDVANSPSFEEEAVMAFFRTSGRHLLRAEAEAGIAHHVALSVVGTDRPQAPAYLRAKLAQEQLITAAGIPFTIVRATQFFEFMGGIAEEGTRDGVVRLSPAAMQPIASGDVARALAEVALAEPANGIVEIAGPERAPFAAFVGTWLRHRDDPRRVVVDPAAPYFGVPITDATLTPGPNARIMPTRFDDWLTAAASREGSA
- a CDS encoding SCO family protein, coding for MRSAVLRAALLAGLAGVAGGPVRAVEPGRRSAAELMDVLMWNREPVGGPFALVDQTGRPRTDADFRGTLLLVYFGFTSCPDVCPTDLAEIGRLLDLLGDRGASIQPLFITLDPERDTVAHLAAYVPSFHPRLIALTGSAEAVRNIADAYKVYHERVQLGGSDYTVDHSAFIYLMDRSGGYLGFFPPGTTAERMSAIVEPLLTTPSSDRSRRDRRP